A genomic segment from Streptomyces antibioticus encodes:
- a CDS encoding ATP-binding protein produces the protein MRLALPRWSGTLAVKAALFITVMCCALAALLGVLVHVSVTNQTVGQARDLALARLDDATTAFEAGETLAPGAGLDPPGLPASLRALALSGERGTVVADHQGRPTMWAAGPVDGGRALAVQVDYAQSARTIEGLDRAILWSSGLAIGATLLVGAFAVTRVTRRLHTTAQVARRISAGDLDARVDDPRAKDTGRPQDEVAAVAAALDTMAATLQGKLLSEQRFTADVAHELRTPLTGLHAAAELLPPGRPTELVRDRVAALRTLTEDLLEISRLDTGRERLELDAEELGALARRVVRASGTDTEVRVVRDARVETDRRRLERVLGNLVANAHRHGRAPVELTVDGTVVTVRDHGDGYPEYLLAHGPQRFRTEGGAKGHGLGLTIAVGQAEVLGARLTFTDAADGGAVATLTLPSE, from the coding sequence ATGAGGCTCGCGCTGCCCCGGTGGTCCGGCACGCTCGCCGTGAAGGCCGCCCTGTTCATCACGGTGATGTGCTGCGCGCTGGCCGCCCTGCTCGGCGTCCTCGTGCACGTCTCGGTGACCAACCAGACCGTCGGCCAGGCCCGTGACCTCGCGCTGGCCCGGCTGGACGACGCGACGACGGCGTTCGAGGCCGGGGAGACCCTCGCCCCGGGCGCGGGCCTCGACCCGCCGGGGCTGCCCGCCTCGCTGCGGGCGCTGGCGCTGTCCGGGGAGCGCGGCACGGTCGTCGCCGATCACCAGGGACGGCCCACGATGTGGGCGGCGGGTCCGGTGGACGGCGGCCGGGCGCTCGCCGTCCAGGTGGACTACGCGCAGAGCGCCCGCACCATCGAGGGCCTCGACCGGGCGATCCTGTGGTCGTCGGGCCTGGCGATCGGGGCGACGCTGCTGGTCGGCGCGTTCGCGGTGACCCGGGTGACGCGGCGGCTGCACACCACGGCACAAGTGGCCCGCCGGATCAGCGCGGGCGACCTGGACGCCCGGGTGGACGACCCCCGCGCGAAGGACACCGGCCGGCCGCAGGACGAGGTGGCCGCCGTCGCCGCCGCCCTCGACACCATGGCCGCCACGCTCCAGGGCAAGCTGCTGAGCGAGCAGCGCTTCACCGCCGACGTCGCCCATGAGCTGCGCACCCCGCTGACCGGGCTGCACGCGGCGGCCGAGCTGCTGCCGCCGGGCCGACCGACGGAGCTGGTGCGCGACCGGGTGGCGGCGCTGCGCACGCTCACCGAGGACCTGCTGGAGATCTCCCGGCTGGACACCGGGCGGGAACGCCTCGAGCTGGACGCGGAGGAGCTGGGCGCGCTGGCCCGGCGGGTGGTGCGGGCGTCGGGCACGGACACCGAGGTCCGGGTCGTACGGGACGCGCGGGTGGAGACCGACCGGCGGCGGCTCGAACGGGTGCTCGGCAATCTGGTCGCCAACGCGCACCGGCACGGGCGGGCGCCGGTGGAGCTGACCGTGGACGGCACGGTGGTCACCGTACGGGACCACGGGGACGGCTATCCGGAGTACCTCCTCGCGCACGGTCCGCAGCGGTTCAGGACCGAGGGCGGGGCGAAGGGGCACGGGCTGGGGCTGACCATCGCGGTCGGACAGGCGGAGGTGCTGGGCGCGCGGCTGACGTTCACCGACGCGGCGGACGGCGGGGCGGTCGCGACCCTGACCCTGCCTTCGGAGTAG
- a CDS encoding protein-tyrosine phosphatase family protein: MRTRRKQPDVPAPGRPWDEIVPGLWMGGHEFRGRTGQRESAVVRDEFDLVQTLLRLPGYGPDPGVEHHVWPIPDGPLDGTQLAGVIRLAQAAGDALDAGRTVLVRCYSGYNRSALVVAHTLARRGHSADEAIRLIRSRRSPWALHNELFVAYLRAGLPTARLLEELAE; encoded by the coding sequence TTGCGGACCCGCAGGAAGCAGCCCGACGTACCGGCGCCCGGAAGGCCGTGGGACGAGATCGTGCCCGGTCTGTGGATGGGCGGTCATGAGTTCCGCGGCCGGACCGGGCAGCGGGAGTCCGCCGTGGTGCGGGACGAGTTCGATCTCGTCCAGACGCTGCTGCGGCTGCCCGGGTACGGGCCGGACCCCGGTGTGGAGCACCATGTGTGGCCGATTCCGGACGGTCCGCTGGACGGCACCCAGCTCGCCGGGGTGATCCGGCTGGCACAGGCCGCGGGAGACGCGCTGGACGCGGGACGTACGGTCCTGGTCCGTTGCTACAGCGGGTACAACCGGTCGGCGCTGGTGGTGGCGCACACCCTGGCCCGCCGGGGGCACTCGGCCGACGAGGCGATCCGGCTGATACGGTCGCGGCGCTCGCCGTGGGCCCTGCACAACGAGCTGTTCGTCGCGTACCTGCGGGCGGGACTGCCGACGGCCAGGCTGCTGGAGGAACTGGCCGAGTGA
- a CDS encoding nuclease-related domain-containing protein, which yields MSGLRVVPTWRHGRERLYVCLTDGRNIAWYDREAARVNLLRDDRREDVLEALGPFLTGPVAVGPPPVPTPAELARLALPPDDDLAPNRPGEALLIALDRDPGPAHRLRTDPRRRALAAEQTVGEALDALDGAGWHTLHSVPLPGGDRVHHLAIGPGGLLAIHTLQARRQRVHVADPLITLGRHTPEPLLRHLRTTADRASHALTAEVRPVLALVSPTEVVFTTAPREVRVLTDLDLPSLTRLGGVLKPADVEGLHAMARDRRTWGK from the coding sequence ATGAGCGGACTGCGTGTCGTACCGACCTGGCGGCATGGCCGGGAGCGGCTGTACGTCTGTCTCACCGACGGCAGGAACATCGCCTGGTACGACCGTGAGGCGGCCCGGGTCAATCTGCTCCGCGACGACCGCAGGGAGGACGTCCTCGAAGCCCTGGGCCCCTTCCTGACCGGCCCCGTCGCGGTGGGCCCGCCCCCGGTGCCGACCCCGGCGGAACTGGCCCGGCTCGCCCTCCCGCCCGACGACGACCTCGCCCCCAACCGCCCCGGCGAGGCCCTCCTGATCGCCCTGGACCGCGACCCCGGCCCCGCCCACCGCCTGCGCACCGACCCGCGCCGCCGCGCCCTCGCCGCCGAACAGACCGTCGGCGAGGCCCTGGACGCCCTCGACGGCGCCGGCTGGCACACCCTCCACTCGGTCCCGCTGCCCGGCGGCGACCGCGTCCACCACCTGGCCATCGGCCCCGGCGGCCTCCTCGCGATCCACACCCTCCAGGCCCGCAGACAACGCGTCCACGTGGCCGACCCCCTGATCACCCTGGGCCGCCACACCCCGGAACCCCTGCTCCGCCACCTCCGCACCACGGCCGACCGCGCCTCCCACGCCCTGACGGCCGAGGTCCGCCCGGTCCTGGCCCTGGTCTCCCCGACGGAGGTCGTGTTCACCACCGCCCCCCGGGAGGTCCGCGTCCTCACGGACCTGGACCTTCCGTCCCTGACCCGCCTGGGCGGAGTCCTGAAACCGGCGGACGTGGAGGGGTTGCACGCGATGGCACGGGACCGGAGGACGTGGGGCAAGTGA
- the ligD gene encoding non-homologous end-joining DNA ligase, translating to MTPITEVEGRRLALSNLEKVLYPATGFTKGEVLHYYASVADVLLPHLRDRPLSFLRYPDGPDGQVFFAKNVPPGTPDWVTTAEVPRSEGPARMVLVQDLATLVWAANLVTEFHTPQWVIQDPGQADRLVFDLDPGAPATVVECSEVALWLRERLAADGIEAYVKTSGAKGLHLLAAVRGASSGRVTEYAKELAVEAEGALAGLVVSRMTRSLRAGKVFVDWSQNAARKTTATPYTLRAREEPTVSAPVTWEEVAEVTEFRGPGRLVLGAGDVVGRVHEYGDLLAPLLDVDRAAPVPVPAP from the coding sequence ATGACGCCGATCACAGAGGTGGAGGGGCGGAGGCTCGCGCTCAGCAATCTGGAGAAGGTGCTGTATCCGGCCACCGGCTTCACCAAGGGCGAGGTGCTGCACTACTACGCGAGCGTGGCCGACGTCCTGCTCCCCCATCTGCGCGACCGTCCGCTGTCCTTCCTGCGCTATCCGGACGGGCCGGACGGACAGGTGTTCTTCGCCAAGAACGTGCCGCCCGGGACGCCCGACTGGGTCACCACCGCCGAGGTGCCGCGGTCGGAGGGGCCGGCCCGGATGGTGCTCGTGCAGGATCTGGCGACGCTGGTGTGGGCGGCGAACCTCGTCACCGAGTTCCATACGCCCCAGTGGGTGATCCAGGATCCCGGGCAGGCCGACCGGCTTGTTTTCGACCTCGACCCAGGGGCGCCGGCGACGGTCGTGGAGTGCAGCGAGGTCGCGTTGTGGCTGCGGGAGCGGCTGGCGGCCGACGGGATCGAGGCGTACGTGAAGACGTCGGGGGCGAAGGGGCTGCATCTGCTGGCGGCGGTGCGGGGGGCGTCGTCCGGGCGGGTCACGGAGTATGCGAAGGAGCTGGCCGTGGAGGCGGAGGGGGCGCTGGCGGGGCTGGTGGTGTCGCGGATGACGCGGAGTCTGCGGGCGGGGAAGGTGTTCGTCGACTGGAGTCAGAACGCGGCGCGGAAGACGACGGCCACGCCGTACACCTTGCGGGCTCGGGAGGAGCCGACCGTGTCGGCGCCGGTGACGTGGGAGGAGGTGGCGGAGGTGACCGAGTTCCGGGGGCCGGGGAGGCTGGTGTTGGGGGCGGGGGATGTGGTGGGGCGGGTGCATGAGTACGGGGATCTGTTGGCGCCGTTGCTGGATGTGGATCGGGCGGCGCCGGTGCCGGTGCCGGCGCCGTGA
- the ku gene encoding non-homologous end joining protein Ku produces the protein MRSIWNGAISFGLVSIPIKLVNATENHTISFRQIHTEDGGRIRYRKVCELEDREVSSAEIGKGWEDADGSIIPITEEDLSHLPIPTAKTIEIVAFVPAERIDPLQMDAAYYLQAGGAPAAKPYTLLREALKRSNKVAIAKYALRGRERLGMLRVVGDAIAMHGLLWPDEVRAPEGVAPDASVTVRDKELDLADALMDTLGEVDLDDLHDEYREAVEELVAAKAAGEEPPEAPAPPSGGKVLDLMAALESSVRAAKESRGEEPSKDKEAEVRSLPQRKQSSRATPKQTDTKKSTSAGTQPRKTTAKSTSATKKTTAKTAAKKTTAAKKTTAKQATAKKTTAKKATARKRTA, from the coding sequence GTGCGATCCATTTGGAACGGCGCCATCTCCTTCGGCCTCGTCAGCATCCCGATCAAGCTGGTGAACGCCACCGAGAACCACACGATCTCCTTCCGCCAGATCCACACCGAGGACGGCGGCCGCATCCGCTACCGCAAGGTGTGCGAGCTGGAGGACCGCGAGGTCAGCTCCGCGGAGATCGGCAAGGGGTGGGAGGACGCCGACGGCTCGATCATCCCGATCACCGAGGAGGACCTGTCCCATCTGCCGATCCCCACCGCGAAGACGATCGAGATCGTCGCCTTCGTGCCGGCCGAGCGGATCGACCCGCTCCAGATGGACGCCGCGTACTACCTCCAGGCGGGCGGCGCCCCCGCGGCGAAGCCGTACACCCTGCTCCGGGAGGCGCTGAAGCGCAGCAACAAGGTCGCCATCGCGAAGTACGCCCTGCGCGGCCGGGAGCGGCTCGGCATGCTGCGGGTGGTCGGCGACGCGATCGCCATGCACGGCCTGCTCTGGCCCGACGAGGTCCGTGCCCCCGAGGGCGTCGCCCCGGACGCCTCGGTGACCGTACGCGACAAGGAACTCGACCTGGCGGACGCCCTGATGGACACCCTCGGCGAGGTCGACCTGGACGACCTGCACGACGAGTACCGCGAGGCGGTCGAGGAACTCGTCGCCGCGAAGGCGGCCGGCGAGGAACCCCCGGAGGCCCCGGCGCCCCCGTCCGGCGGCAAGGTCCTGGACCTGATGGCGGCGCTGGAGAGCAGTGTGCGGGCGGCGAAGGAGTCGCGCGGCGAGGAGCCCTCCAAGGACAAGGAGGCGGAGGTCAGATCCCTCCCGCAGCGCAAGCAGTCGTCCCGCGCGACCCCCAAGCAGACGGACACCAAGAAGTCGACCTCCGCCGGCACTCAGCCCCGCAAGACGACGGCGAAGAGCACCTCCGCCACGAAGAAGACGACGGCGAAGACGGCGGCGAAGAAGACGACGGCGGCGAAGAAGACGACCGCGAAGCAGGCGACGGCGAAAAAGACGACGGCGAAGAAGGCGACGGCCCGCAAACGCACGGCATGA
- a CDS encoding acyltransferase family protein: MNRDRYVDFLRAWAILLVVAGHWLITGLVRLPDGTIRAPELLVAVPWTQWLTLGFQIMPLFFLAGGYAAGGSWERARAAGGTAAGWVGQRAIRLLLPTAVYSGLVLAALGICLAVGVDPGTIALVGWAMAMQFWFLPVYLLLSALTPVLYALHRRGGLVVPVVGGVGALGVSWLVAATSGAGAGVVGAVNYLLVWGVVYQLGFCWRDRLVGRGPVVPAGMVAGGGVAFALLVGVGPFPVSLILVSGEELSNTTPPSAAMLAWAVAQVGLALLVAPLVRRVVGRAGVGRAVRGLGAVSMTLYLWHMLPVLVVAAAFYLTGLAPQPPYGSTGWWLLRVPWLVLLGLVLGLLVRALRPLERRLALTAARVRPGAGVRGPGAWRVWAGVVVSAWALAYFAGHGFAYEGRFPGAAAVGLAVGVALVADPGGCRQERGDEKSGGRAARVGAV, from the coding sequence ATGAATCGGGACCGGTACGTCGACTTTCTGCGGGCCTGGGCGATCCTGCTCGTCGTCGCGGGGCACTGGCTGATCACCGGGCTGGTGCGGCTGCCGGACGGGACGATCCGTGCGCCGGAGCTGCTGGTGGCCGTGCCCTGGACGCAGTGGCTGACGCTCGGGTTTCAGATCATGCCGCTGTTCTTCCTCGCGGGCGGGTACGCGGCAGGCGGGTCCTGGGAGCGGGCGCGGGCCGCCGGCGGGACGGCCGCCGGGTGGGTGGGGCAGCGGGCGATACGGCTGCTGCTGCCCACGGCCGTGTACAGCGGGCTGGTGCTCGCCGCCCTCGGGATCTGTCTGGCGGTCGGCGTGGACCCCGGGACGATCGCGCTCGTGGGGTGGGCCATGGCCATGCAGTTCTGGTTTCTGCCGGTCTACTTGCTGCTCAGTGCGCTGACGCCCGTGCTGTACGCGCTGCACCGCCGGGGTGGGCTCGTCGTGCCGGTCGTGGGCGGGGTGGGCGCACTGGGGGTGAGTTGGCTGGTCGCGGCGACTTCCGGTGCGGGGGCGGGAGTTGTCGGGGCGGTCAACTACTTGTTGGTGTGGGGGGTCGTCTATCAACTGGGGTTCTGCTGGCGGGATCGGCTGGTCGGGCGGGGGCCGGTGGTGCCGGCCGGGATGGTGGCCGGGGGTGGCGTGGCGTTCGCCCTGCTCGTCGGGGTCGGGCCGTTTCCCGTCAGTCTGATCCTGGTGAGCGGTGAGGAGTTGAGCAACACCACTCCCCCGTCGGCGGCCATGCTGGCCTGGGCCGTCGCCCAGGTGGGGCTGGCACTGCTCGTCGCGCCCCTCGTACGGCGGGTGGTCGGGCGGGCCGGGGTCGGCCGGGCCGTACGGGGGCTGGGGGCCGTCAGCATGACGCTGTACCTGTGGCACATGCTGCCCGTGCTCGTCGTCGCCGCCGCGTTCTATCTCACCGGGCTCGCGCCGCAGCCGCCGTACGGCTCGACGGGGTGGTGGCTGCTGCGGGTGCCCTGGCTGGTGCTGCTGGGGCTGGTGCTGGGGTTGCTCGTGCGGGCGCTGCGGCCGCTGGAACGGCGGCTGGCGCTCACCGCGGCGCGCGTTCGGCCCGGTGCGGGGGTGCGGGGGCCCGGTGCCTGGCGGGTGTGGGCGGGGGTCGTGGTCAGCGCCTGGGCGTTGGCGTACTTCGCCGGGCACGGGTTCGCGTACGAGGGGCGGTTCCCCGGGGCGGCCGCCGTGGGGCTGGCCGTGGGGGTCGCGCTCGTGGCGGATCCGGGCGGGTGCCGTCAGGAGCGGGGCGACGAGAAGAGCGGGGGGAGGGCGGCGCGGGTGGGGGCCGTGTGA
- a CDS encoding aldehyde dehydrogenase family protein, which produces MPEPHVMDHASQSPHPDPVTAILLRNRPELLAALESVTTRAAATAEFDSALAALRGARAETDTHRPRTITELGVFLPSNNILYSYVLFGLIPSGFAGHIVMRPSRRVGEESRRIHRIITSDPAFRAIHPTDIELTDMTQRQFIARCAQTEAVVFNGRPENAREVGASLPHRTLLLAFGSGPNPIVVGPEAELATTARDIVRTRTHNSGQDCLCPDVVFAHDSIADDLVTALREALRSTAVGPLSDPATTVGPLCYPDAVRQAATFLDAHRDHIREGGRVDHRTGLVTPTLLDLTWDDSFLPPEFFAPVVCVMRYGTATDVSRWLHTPTERRRGMYVSVYGEPKLHPPTTTSGTPRIATAVSLDSRTALDAENGNEPLGGYGPDAGHVRAHGTVTARPLLLSAELGGPGTEKGAEA; this is translated from the coding sequence ATGCCCGAGCCGCACGTCATGGACCACGCGAGCCAGTCGCCCCACCCGGACCCCGTAACGGCGATCCTCCTGCGCAACCGCCCCGAACTCCTCGCCGCGCTGGAGTCCGTGACCACGAGGGCGGCCGCCACCGCCGAGTTCGACAGCGCCCTCGCCGCACTGCGCGGCGCCCGCGCCGAGACGGACACCCACCGCCCGCGCACGATCACGGAACTGGGCGTCTTCCTCCCCTCCAACAACATCCTCTACTCGTACGTCCTGTTCGGCCTGATCCCGAGCGGCTTCGCGGGGCACATCGTGATGCGGCCGTCCCGCAGGGTGGGGGAGGAGTCGCGGCGGATCCACCGCATCATCACCTCCGACCCGGCCTTCCGGGCCATCCACCCCACGGACATCGAGCTGACGGACATGACGCAACGTCAGTTCATAGCCAGGTGCGCCCAGACGGAGGCCGTGGTCTTCAACGGCCGCCCGGAGAACGCCCGAGAGGTCGGCGCGTCCCTCCCGCACCGCACCCTCCTCCTGGCCTTCGGCTCGGGCCCGAACCCGATCGTCGTGGGCCCGGAGGCCGAACTCGCTACCACCGCAAGGGACATAGTCCGCACCCGCACCCACAACTCCGGCCAGGACTGCCTCTGCCCGGACGTCGTCTTCGCGCACGACTCCATCGCGGACGACCTGGTGACGGCCCTGCGCGAAGCGCTCCGCTCGACAGCCGTGGGCCCTCTGTCCGACCCGGCCACGACCGTCGGCCCCCTGTGCTACCCGGACGCCGTACGGCAGGCGGCGACCTTCCTCGACGCCCACCGCGACCACATCAGGGAGGGCGGCCGCGTCGACCACCGCACCGGCCTGGTCACGCCCACCCTCCTGGACCTGACCTGGGACGACTCCTTCTTACCCCCGGAGTTCTTCGCCCCGGTCGTCTGCGTGATGCGCTACGGCACCGCCACGGACGTGTCCCGCTGGCTGCACACCCCGACGGAACGGCGCAGAGGCATGTACGTCTCGGTGTACGGCGAGCCGAAGCTCCACCCGCCGACGACCACATCGGGAACGCCCCGGATAGCCACCGCCGTGTCCCTGGACTCCCGCACCGCCCTGGACGCGGAGAACGGCAACGAACCCCTCGGCGGCTACGGCCCGGACGCCGGCCACGTCCGCGCCCACGGCACCGTCACGGCACGCCCGCTGCTCCTTTCGGCCGAACTGGGCGGGCCCGGCACGGAGAAGGGGGCCGAGGCATGA
- a CDS encoding thiamine pyrophosphate-binding protein, whose translation MNDLPTCWATVAHTLAAGGVRHVFGLPSDEPGLLDAASAVPGLGVTVIGDQRTAACAATGYALTAREPTVLALNSGPGFANALPGLLEASSLAVPLVVITTAVPKENIGRGAFQYVDQLSMIRDLAGWTHRVDDPGQLTWAVRQAIHRALNGRPDLTALEITDELTRTNQPPPPVIRPVRRLRTLPSPADLDEAAETLRTARRPLIVAGGGTRWPHDIEGVEELADLLEAPVLTTAAGRGAVDERHPRAFGLLGLYTTPPATDLLETADTLLLLGTRLEETARMGWTNWRTATVVQADTSPAAFGEGSPTVTHPLLGDAQSVVQELTRRLTATPGTTKAAWSAAQHRVSAAQHATAEPDFDRSPVRSTLHRISRVLGPHTLLVQENGLHDIWTYHYPVLTVAHGARPVCPGEQTMMGFGLGASIGAALARPGEPVVLVTGDSALRLSVGALDALHHHALGVIVVVLDNEGFGWPRRLRAGTPGPHIPTTWRSTPADDLARAFGGHGITVSDEETLTAALREARSRSRSGKFTLIRVQVPDDDVPAGIESSGY comes from the coding sequence ATGAACGACCTCCCCACCTGCTGGGCGACCGTCGCCCACACCCTTGCCGCGGGCGGCGTACGCCACGTCTTCGGGCTTCCCTCCGACGAACCGGGCCTGCTGGACGCCGCGTCGGCCGTCCCCGGCCTCGGCGTCACGGTCATCGGCGACCAGCGCACGGCCGCCTGCGCGGCCACCGGCTACGCCCTCACCGCCCGCGAACCCACCGTCCTGGCCCTCAACTCCGGCCCCGGCTTCGCCAACGCGCTGCCCGGCCTGCTGGAGGCGTCCTCCCTCGCCGTACCCCTGGTGGTGATCACGACCGCCGTACCGAAGGAGAACATCGGCCGCGGCGCGTTCCAGTACGTGGACCAGCTATCCATGATCCGGGACCTGGCCGGCTGGACCCACCGCGTGGACGACCCCGGCCAGCTCACCTGGGCGGTGCGCCAGGCGATCCACCGAGCACTGAACGGCCGCCCGGACCTGACGGCCCTGGAGATCACGGACGAACTGACAAGAACGAACCAGCCACCACCACCCGTGATCCGCCCGGTACGCCGCCTGCGCACCCTCCCCTCGCCCGCGGACCTGGACGAGGCCGCCGAGACCCTGCGCACCGCGCGCCGCCCCCTGATCGTGGCGGGCGGCGGCACCCGCTGGCCGCACGACATCGAGGGCGTGGAGGAACTGGCCGACCTCCTGGAGGCCCCCGTCCTCACCACGGCGGCCGGCCGCGGAGCCGTGGACGAACGCCACCCGCGCGCCTTCGGTCTCCTGGGCCTCTACACCACACCCCCGGCGACGGACCTCCTGGAGACGGCGGACACCCTGCTCCTCCTCGGCACCCGCCTGGAGGAGACGGCCCGCATGGGCTGGACGAACTGGCGTACGGCGACGGTCGTCCAGGCCGACACCTCACCCGCGGCCTTCGGCGAGGGCAGCCCGACGGTGACCCATCCACTGCTGGGAGACGCGCAGTCGGTGGTCCAGGAACTGACGAGACGCCTGACCGCCACCCCCGGAACGACGAAAGCGGCGTGGTCGGCCGCCCAACACCGCGTATCGGCGGCCCAACACGCCACCGCAGAGCCGGACTTCGACCGCTCCCCGGTCCGCTCGACCCTCCACCGCATCTCCCGCGTCCTGGGCCCGCACACCCTCCTCGTGCAGGAGAACGGCCTGCACGACATCTGGACCTACCACTACCCGGTCCTCACGGTCGCCCACGGCGCCCGCCCGGTCTGCCCCGGCGAACAGACGATGATGGGCTTCGGCCTGGGCGCCTCCATCGGCGCGGCCCTGGCCCGCCCGGGCGAACCGGTCGTCCTGGTCACGGGCGACAGCGCGCTCCGCCTGAGCGTCGGCGCCCTGGACGCCCTCCACCACCACGCCCTGGGCGTGATCGTCGTCGTCCTGGACAACGAGGGCTTCGGCTGGCCCCGCCGCCTCCGCGCGGGCACTCCCGGCCCGCACATCCCCACGACCTGGCGCTCCACCCCGGCGGACGACCTGGCCAGGGCCTTCGGCGGCCACGGCATCACCGTGTCCGACGAAGAGACCCTGACCGCGGCCCTGCGGGAGGCTCGATCCCGCTCCCGATCAGGAAAGTTCACCCTGATCAGGGTCCAGGTCCCGGACGACGACGTCCCGGCAGGAATCGAGTCCTCGGGCTACTGA
- a CDS encoding M48 family metallopeptidase: protein MPAVARETTQPCPECGAEIRGDSRFTVWCAACDWNVDPGEPQPAGGRLERVERALARRHGEQLLAEMLSGREPQPRRDANAVLATALALAVHGVTLALVVGGIWGVMADWGGSPWIGFVLFALGLGLAPRPDPLPTGTPVLFRTDAPELFALVDEVAAAVGTRSVHAIAVDGSINAAVTTYGVRGRRLLVLGIPLWEVLSPEERIALLGHELAHYANGDIRNGLVVGSAVRSLALCHHALQPIEHPSAIETVVNVVYVVPRLLIRGLLVLLLRLTSRAGTRAEYLADRLAARTASTQAAVGLMDRLLIAGPIAVLLRSEVNRATLGGPRAAREAASRADELWDRLAAYAASVPEHEYERQRRAGARRGHQVDATHPPTHLRRTCLLTGTPATAALTPDPDRTARMAEELAPSRTKVAQTLLRDGLGA, encoded by the coding sequence ATGCCCGCCGTCGCCCGAGAGACGACACAGCCGTGCCCGGAATGCGGCGCGGAGATCCGTGGCGACAGCCGGTTCACCGTCTGGTGCGCCGCCTGCGACTGGAACGTGGACCCCGGGGAACCGCAGCCGGCCGGAGGACGGCTGGAGCGGGTCGAGCGCGCCCTGGCCCGACGCCACGGCGAACAGTTGCTCGCCGAGATGCTGAGCGGACGGGAACCGCAGCCGCGACGCGACGCCAACGCGGTGCTGGCCACCGCGCTGGCCCTGGCCGTGCACGGCGTCACCCTCGCGCTGGTCGTCGGCGGAATCTGGGGCGTCATGGCGGACTGGGGCGGCAGCCCGTGGATCGGTTTCGTGCTTTTTGCGCTGGGATTGGGTCTCGCCCCGCGGCCCGACCCCCTGCCCACCGGCACACCCGTCCTCTTCCGGACCGACGCGCCCGAACTCTTCGCCCTGGTGGACGAGGTGGCGGCGGCCGTCGGCACCCGGAGCGTGCACGCGATCGCCGTGGACGGAAGCATCAACGCCGCCGTCACGACGTACGGGGTGCGCGGCCGACGGCTGCTGGTGCTGGGCATCCCGCTGTGGGAGGTCCTCAGCCCCGAGGAGCGGATCGCGCTCCTCGGCCACGAACTGGCCCACTACGCCAACGGCGACATCCGCAACGGCCTGGTGGTGGGCTCGGCGGTGCGCAGCCTCGCCCTCTGCCACCACGCCCTCCAGCCGATCGAGCACCCGTCCGCGATCGAGACGGTCGTCAATGTCGTCTACGTGGTGCCGCGCCTGCTGATCCGCGGCCTGCTGGTGCTGCTCCTGCGGCTGACGTCGCGGGCCGGGACACGGGCCGAGTACCTCGCCGACCGGCTGGCCGCCCGCACCGCCTCCACGCAGGCGGCGGTCGGCCTCATGGACCGGCTGCTCATCGCCGGCCCGATCGCCGTCCTGCTGCGCAGCGAGGTCAACCGCGCCACCCTCGGCGGACCGCGAGCCGCCCGCGAGGCCGCGTCCCGCGCCGACGAACTCTGGGACCGGCTCGCCGCCTACGCGGCGTCCGTCCCGGAGCACGAGTACGAGCGTCAGCGCCGCGCCGGAGCCCGCCGGGGCCACCAGGTGGACGCCACCCACCCCCCGACCCACCTGCGCCGCACCTGCCTCCTCACCGGCACCCCCGCGACGGCCGCCCTGACCCCCGACCCGGACCGGACCGCCCGGATGGCCGAGGAACTCGCCCCGTCGCGTACCAAGGTGGCCCAGACCCTGCTCCGTGACGGCCTCGGGGCCTGA